The genome window TGTGTCCCTATCCCGCGGTGGCCGACACAGTCGAGTGCGATCCACGTGTCGGCGGCCGGCTGCGCATCGACATGGTGAACGGTGAAGACGTGACCCACGTCACCGGCGAATACCTCGAGCTGGACCGCCCCAACCGGCTGCGCTTCACCTGGAACTCGGAGCGCACAGGCGACCTCGGCAGCGTCGTGACCGTGACGCTGGAGGCGCACGAAGAGCAACAGACGTTGATGACGATCGAGCACGCCCGGCTCGGCGCGGACCAGCGCGAGGACCACGAGCGCGGCTGGACGCGCATCGCGGCCCAGCTCGAACGCAAGCTGCAAGCAAGGGTCTAAAGCGCGGACCGAGTGCCGCTTCGTCGGCACGCGCCGCACAGCATCGTCCTATCGGACATACGGTTGCGCCTGTCGCGGTTCAGTGAAAAGGTCAGGGTAATCGTCCCGTGAGTTTGTCACGAGCGGTAGGTACGCCACGGGTGAGCGCTTGGGGGCTTGGGTTGCTTGATCGGACCGAGGCCGGTGCCGCGTGGCGCATCGCGGGCACGC of Dehalococcoidia bacterium contains these proteins:
- a CDS encoding SRPBCC domain-containing protein produces the protein MSEHRPRSAVVTRLLPAPPEVVYDEWLDVDALAEFLCPYPAVADTVECDPRVGGRLRIDMVNGEDVTHVTGEYLELDRPNRLRFTWNSERTGDLGSVVTVTLEAHEEQQTLMTIEHARLGADQREDHERGWTRIAAQLERKLQARV